The DNA region GCGCCACACAACGAACCGCGATGCCGATCTTGGTCCTTTCCACCAGAAGGCCTACAACGAGCATCAGGATTAACGCGATCCCGAAAATGGTTATCTCCATGGTGGAGAACCTCACCCCGCCCACTTCGTAAAAGTAGCGGGGAATGACCTCCGGGAAGGGATAGGTCTTCGTACCCCAGACGAGTTGCGCCGAGTTCCTGAGCACCAGCGCTGCGCCGACCGCGCTTATCATCGGGGCAGCCTGATGCGAACCGCGGATCGGCCTGTACGCGAACCGCTCTATGCTGAAACCTATTAACGCCCCACACACGCACGCTCCCAGAATCATTGCGGGCACGCTGGCTGTGGCCAGGATGACCGACAAGGCGACGAATGTACCGAACATGTACGTGTCGCCGTGGGCGAAGTTCATGAGTTTCAGAATGCCGTATATGATGCTGTAGCCGATCGCTATGAGCGCGTATATGCTGCCCATGGCCAGACCGTTTGCGAGCTGGCTCAGCACATATTGCGCGTCCACCGCCATCCCCCCATTTCTAACAGACTCTTCAACGGCTGTCGCGGATCATCACGCGGTACGCTTATCCCTGTCATGAGGCTGGTGTGCGAAGTGCGCCCCCGACACAGTCCTGCGGTCCTGCGCAAATCGCTTGAGGGACAGGTTACCGATGTAGACGGACGGGCGGGAGTCCATGATCAGCTCGGCCATGACCTTGCCTATTCCCGGCGTCAGGGCGAACGCGTGACCCGAACCGCCGCACGATACGAAAACACCGGGGACCCCGAGTTCACCCATAATCAGCACGTCGTCTTCGGAGAAATCTATCGTTCCCACCCAGCTCCTGATGATGTTGGCCTTACGGAGCAATGGAACGACTTCGCTGATGAACTTGGCCGAGCGAATCATCTCGGGGAGAAGCGTACGCTTGCTGAAACCGGAGAGGCCGGGAAGGTTCGTGTTGCCGATTATCACGTTGCCGTCGACCCTTTGCAGGCACACGGCGTGCGTGCTCAGCACCAGCGGCTTCACCACTGGCGGCAGCGGTTCCGTTACCATCATCTGGTTGGGGCAAGCATATATGGGCAGCCTGACCCCGAGCTTCTCCGCCAGCGGGGCCGACCACGGCCCGGCAGCGAGTACAGCGACAGGGGCCTCAATGCGGCCCCTGTCGGTAATGATCGCGAACAGCCTTCCGGCGGAGAATTCGAACCCGGTCACGGTGGTATCGTTGTAGAATGCCACACCACGCCGTTTGGCCGCTGCGACCAATCCTTTAACTGCTTTAACGCAGTAAACCTGGGCATCGGACGGGCAGTGAACCCCTCCGACTATGTGTGAAGATAC from Bacillota bacterium includes:
- a CDS encoding branched-chain amino acid ABC transporter permease, encoding MDAQYVLSQLANGLAMGSIYALIAIGYSIIYGILKLMNFAHGDTYMFGTFVALSVILATASVPAMILGACVCGALIGFSIERFAYRPIRGSHQAAPMISAVGAALVLRNSAQLVWGTKTYPFPEVIPRYFYEVGGVRFSTMEITIFGIALILMLVVGLLVERTKIGIAVRCVAQSIPTSQLMGIPVNKIISIVYSLGAVLGVAAGILFAAYYNSVFIGMGFLGTMKAFTAGLLGGLGNIYGAFLGGILLGLMEALASGFISSAYRDAISFGVLIVLLLFKPTGLLGKPTTGGSGQRA
- a CDS encoding FAD-dependent oxidoreductase, with protein sequence MSNTSNLVCRCEEITEEEVLSAIASGAGSVTWVKRFTRAGMGLCQGGVCGRLVANVVRQRTGAAPEFVLPDSRRPPVRPIPISILADAYDGHESPTGLLPDDDSDVRLIKAQPKPQFQSTVKADVVVIGAGALGCAIAYYLAKKGQKNVVVVDKGAPGCEQSGRNPGGIRMLGRHPLELPLGLESAGIWPFLGDELGEDLQYYEMGYLWVASNEEEAEYQAKVAKTQQDSGVNVEFLDGAEIRRRFPAVSSHIVGGVHCPSDAQVYCVKAVKGLVAAAKRRGVAFYNDTTVTGFEFSAGRLFAIITDRGRIEAPVAVLAAGPWSAPLAEKLGVRLPIYACPNQMMVTEPLPPVVKPLVLSTHAVCLQRVDGNVIIGNTNLPGLSGFSKRTLLPEMIRSAKFISEVVPLLRKANIIRSWVGTIDFSEDDVLIMGELGVPGVFVSCGGSGHAFALTPGIGKVMAELIMDSRPSVYIGNLSLKRFAQDRRTVSGAHFAHQPHDRDKRTA